GAGCCACCTGGGCCTTCACCGGTAATGATTTCGCCGAAGGCGTCGGCATCAACATTTTCAACGGCGACATGCACTGCCGAATTGTTACCGTTGTTCGGATACGCAGAAAAGCTTTTGAATCGAGTGCCGTTGGAGTTATACATTTCGACTCGGCCGCGGCCACCCACGCCGCTGCCGGCGATGATTTCTGCAATCCCGTCGCCGCGAACGTTGCCGACCGCCACAAAAACTCCGCCCCGATCCGACGTATTAAAGGGTCGGATTTGGTAAATGAACGGCAGCAGATCGACGTATCCGGGGGTCGGCAATGGATCGATCGTCGAGATGTCATAGACGCGAATCCGCGGTGCAATGCCGGGGCCGCTGCCAACCACAATCTCTGCGCGGCCGTCACCGGTGAGATCGCCGGCGGCAACCGTTGCGCCAGATCGAATTTTGCCACCAAAGGCCCGGAAGCCGAGCCATTGCAGATCGGCGAACGGATCCGCAGGGTTGGCGGCCGTTTCGTTCTTCCAAACGCGGATATGGACGTCGCGGCCAGGGCCAGGGCTGGTAATGATATCGGCCACGCCATCGGCCGTGATATCTCCCGTGGCAACGTAGATGCCATTTCGAAAGCTTGATTCGTAAGCGCGAATGCGATCGCCAAGGATCTCTGTTCCCGTGAGAATATCGAACACTTTTACCAGCGAAGAACGACCGGGGCCGGGCGCGGTAACAATTTCTGGAATGCCATCAGCATTGATGTCGCCGACCGCAACGCGAACGCCTCCCTTGAACGAAGTTCCATAGGCGAAAAATTTAACGACCAGATCTCCTAGTTCGGCATCATAAACATGGACCGACGAACGACTGTGTGCGCCGGCGTCGGCTCCGACGGTAATAATGGGAAAGAAGTTGAATCGCTCGATGTCTTCAAACTTCACGTCTTCGCGATTCGAGAACTCCCACATACCGCTGCTGCCGATCTTGGTCAGATGCCGACCTGTAGTGCCGGCGAAATTGATTTCGAGATAATCGCCCGGCGGGGTCGATGGATCGTTTCCGTCGATGAAGAACTCGGTATCGGCGCTTGGCGTTACATGAAATTCGTTCACGCCTTGGGTGCCATTGATGCGAGCAGATTCAAGGGTTGCCGTGAAGGTGGCAACATTCGCAACAATACCCGTGTCGAGAGCGACGAAGGTTGGGTCAATCACGTAATCGACCTCATCGTTGCGTCCCGAGTCGTCGACGACGAGCGAATCGCCCAAGCCGTCGCCGGCGTCGATCGCCACCGCAGCGAGAATCTGCGACAGGTCGCCGTCGCCCACGGTAAAGCTGTCGTCGCCGCCTTGACCAAACAGCGTGATGCCAACTCCAACGGCCGTAGCCAGCGCAGAAAGCTGATCGACGGCATTGTCGTCGGCCGCTTGGCCGACCACGTCTGGTGCAACATGGCCGTAGATTTCCAGCGTCGTAAGCGAGCTGTCGGCCGAGGTGTAATCGGCGGTAATCGTGTCGGCGTCGCTCTGCCCCATTATTCGCACAATCGTCTTTTGCGCAACGCGGAATGTTTCGAACGTGCCGTTATGATCGGTTACTTGCAACGAATTGAGGCCGTTCAAAAACCCTCCGCTGCCAATCGTCGCATTGTCGGCGCTGGCGGACAATATCACATCGAACACGGCGGCTGGCACGTCGGAATCAACAGGCTCGAGATTTTTGAAATCGACAACCAGTTCATCGCCGTTGGCTGCGCCGGCTGCACCTGGCCCCATATTACCGTCGGCGTCGAGTACCCATATGCCGGCATCCTGTGTAGCTCCGACAAGATACGTTTCGCGGGCAATCGGTGAGCCAGGATTGCCGGTCACCGCCAATTTGTCGCTATCGCCGGCCGAAATTCCACCATCGTATTGAATATCGAATTTGACGAGATTGCCAGCGTTCTTGATCGTCAGGGTGTCGCTGCCGTCGCCTGTCTGGACGGACAGGCTAGTCACGGTCTGAAGTACAACAGGGACGACGCTCGTGCCGCCATTGACGAGACCGGCGACTTGCGGATCGCCGCCTGAAGGGCTGCTTACGTTCAACAGATCAGCGCCGGCAAGTGGTGTCGCATAAGTCACGGTTCCGAAATCCAATAAAGTAACGGTGCTCGTCGTTTCGAAATCGTTGAACGTAATCGACTTGCCGCCAAACAACACCGAACCGCCAAAGCTGGTGACATTGGTAGCGCCGAGAATATCGACTCCAGCCGGGCTGGTCGCGTCGGGAGTGTAGGTCACATTGGCCGCGCCCTTGCCTTCGACGATCAGCGAGTCGATTCCCAACATGCCGTCGATTTGAACGTCGACCCCCAGATCGACATCGACGACAATCCGATCGCTCGAATCGCCGGCATAAACCAAGATCGATCTCGAAAGTGGAAAGCTGTAGGTGTACGACGTGCTACCAAAGCCCGGTATAGTGATCGGAGTGGCGAATGCCGCATCGACAAACGGCTGAATGGTCACGTCGGCGTTCCCGCCGTTCTTGACGATGGTGATAATGTCGTTGGCACCCGAGCCTGAGATAAAATCGAAGTTGGGATTGGCCCCAATATTGCCGTCGTTTCGCAATTGGTCGTAAGTAGAGTTTTGGCCGTTGCGGGCCTCAAGGTCGTTGTAATTGACCGTATTGAGCGACAAGATCGACGTATTGGCGGACGTCTCGTCCGTGAGTGTGGCTGCGGTAGTCAAGGTGATGACGGTTGCATTGACCGATTGAATAACATAGGTGCCGTTGTTGCTAGCCGTTCCCGAAACAACAATCGAGAGGCCCGCCACGAAACCCGCGCTATCAAAGGGATTGCTTGGCATAGCCGGTTGCGTGATCGTCCGAGCGGCCGCGTTGAACGTTGCGCTACCATTGAATCCAGGAGAATTGTTGTCGCCGCGCGTCATCGGCATCCGTGCGAACATCGATGAGGTTGTATTGTTTGTGTTCCGATACGACATCAATTCGGCTTGATGATACAAATCCGTCGCGTTCGTGCCGGTGGCGTTTGTAATGGCGTGTTGCAACCCAAAACAGTGTCCAGCCTCGTGGGCAATGTTGTTGAGCGTGTTGTTCGAGAGGCCGCCGTTGCTGAAGACGGCCGCCACGTCATCGTGGACATTCGAGGCCGCGGATAGATCGGAGGTGTCTAGGCCGCCGCCGGGAGAGTTGCCGCCGCCATTGTTGCCGTAGATTTTCTGGTTCGCACCGCCGGGATCGACGATGAAGGTGGCTACGAAAATATAGGCATCTCGCGAACCTGCCGCGCCGCCACGTAACGTCGTGACGACGTCGGCCATCGATGTCGCTGCGGCTACACTGCGGCCGTCGCTGGTCATCTGAGCCGAGGCCGTCAATTCGATCACTTCAATGTCCAGAGGCAAATAATCGCGCCGTACCACGGCCATCATTTGAGCCCGTTCGGTTGTGGTAAACGTTTGCGCGACAATATTGAGCGCCGTTCCCGCGTTAAAATTGTTGTTGCTATCGGTCAGTGTGGTCCCGAGGACTCGATTGGCCGGAGTGGGATCGTTGGCCACGTCGCGAAATCCACCCTGTGTGGTGGCCAAGGTTCCGCTGGGAAAATTGTCGCCGAAATCGACGAACAGCAGAGCATGCAGCACCCGACGGTCTTCCAATGCCTCAATCAAAAGGGAACGTTGGCTGCCAATCGCTTTACGGCGATTCTCAGAGCGTCTATTTCGGCAAGCACGGATGGTCTTTGCTTTTTTAGGGTTTACCATCGTAGGATCCTCGTAATCAAGGGGCTTAAAGGTGACGGCTCGCGCGGACTGGGCGCGGTTGCGACGAAGCTCGTCCAATTTAATCTGCGCAGGATGGGAAGGCAATGACGTCGAAGCGCCATCGAAGGAGGGGGTCGGCTCATTAAAGTTAATCGATTAGCTAGACTCTGCCACGCGCGACAGATTTAACTGGCGTAGCGGTCGTGCTCGACAGGGAGTGCGGCCGCAACATGACGATTCATTCAGACGATGGTACGGAATATCGTTGCGCAGTGCGGATACCGGCATGGATGATCGGGCTGAGGCGCAACCTGCTACACGGAGGTTTTTCATGACTTTCTCATGGCGCTCGGCCGCCGCGATTGCCTTTTTGTTTGCGGCACAATCGGTTTCGGCCCAAGACTACGACTATTACTCAACCCCGGAAACGGCTCTGGAAAGAGTCAACCCAGGTTATTCGCTGGTTTCCGACGCGGCCAACCGCAATGGGGCCACCAATACGGCGATTGCTGGAAAGACGGCGGAATCGGCCGCCACTGCCAACAGCGCTACTGGTGCCTGCGGATGCGCTACGGCTTGCGACGGTTGTGGTTGTGGCTGCACAGACTGCTGCTGCGGCAAGTACTTTGACAACCTTTGCTGCTGCCAGCCACTGTGGACGGTGAAAGCGGGAATTGTCTACCTTGATCGCGCCAATCCGCATCCTGCGGGATTGGTCGAAAACACGGTGACTGGTGCCACGATTGCCAACGCTCAGAATTTCAATTTCAACTGGAACGTCGGCGTCGATGTTTCGGCAATCCGCTCGCTGGGCGGTAGCAAGGCCCTGGAAGTGCGATACTTTGGCATCGACGGCTGGCGTGCAACGCAGAACTTCACGACCTCGCCAATCTGGAACTTCCCGACCGACCCGCCGCTGTTCGGCTTAGGCTCGGCCAATATCGAGGCCGTTTATACGTCGCGACTTTATAGCACGGAAGTCAATTTGCGACAGGGCATGAACGACCGGTTTGGATGGTTGATTGGATTCCGTTGGCTGCAAGTGCATGAAAATCTGAACTTCGATGCCGATTTTGGTGGCAACCAAGCCAGCATCACCGACAACGTCGACAACAATTTATACGGCGGACAGTTGGGCTTCAATTGGCAAGTCTACAACCGTGGCGGACCGTTCCGCGTCGATAGCGTGTTCAAAGCCGGCATCTTCGGCAACGCGGCCAACAACACCTTCGGCGTCACACAGCAGCTTGGTCCGGCATTTGGCGCGAATCAGTCGAGAGGCCAAGTCGCGTTTGTCGGGGAAATCGGCTTAACGGGCGTTTACCAATGGACCGACCATATCGCGCTCCGCGGCGGATATCAGGTTCTGTGGGTCGAAGGGATCGCTGTTGCAAGCGATCAATTGACCGCGATCGACGTGCTGGCGGCCAGCGGCATCGACAGCACCGGCGGCGCTTTCTACCACGGTGCATTGGCGAGCGTCGACTTTACCTGGTAGGCCAATCTTTCAAGCGAATCCCGAGCCGCGACCGTCCGGGAGCATTCAGTAATCGCGACCCGACGGGCGCGGCTCCGAATGGGAACAACGCGATTGAAGATTCTCAATAGCAGCAGAATGGGGAGTTCCTTCCCCGAATTTACCGCAGTTGGCGGAGCCATTGGAGAAGGGGTTCGCCGATAACATAGCCTTTCGGATGGCCGCTCACTTCGCCGAAGCAGTCTGCTGCATGGACTCGCCCCCCAGCGAGATCAGATGCGAATCGGTTCGCAGATACATCCGCCCGCCTGCGATGGCGGGGGTTGCGCGAGTCCCTTCGCCTAGCGAGTTTTTTGCGAGCAGTTTGTATTTTTTTGCGGCTTCGATCACCACAACGTCGCCGTCGGATGACATGCAATAGATGCGGTTTCCAGCGCGCACCGGCGAGCCGAAGAAATTGCCCCCCACGCGCTTCGTCCAGTAAGCTTCTCCACTCGCGGCATCGAGGCAGGACACAATTCCTTTGTCGCCCCACAGAAACAGCAAATCGCCTGCGGCACATAGCGTCGTCACATAGGGAGCAATGCTGCGGTCCTTGGTGTATATGATTTCGGGGGGCGTTCCTGTTTGCTCGCTTGGCTTGATTGCCACCATTGAACTGTTGCCGCTCCCTTCGCCGCAGTTGCCGAAGATGAGGTCGCCGACCAGCACTGGCGACCCCACCGGCCGCAACTTGAACACCGGAATTTCCCAGTTGACCGCGCCGGTTTGTAAGTCGTGGCTGCTGATGCCGTGCGCCCAACTGCAAATGATCAACTCGCGTCCGGCCGAGGTTTCGCGAACGCACGGTGTGGAATAAGAGAGATTCTGCCGATTGGTCGCATGTTTGCGCGGAATCTTCCAGCGCTGCTTGCCATCGTCTGAATCGAGTGCGACGATAAAGCGATCATCCCCTTCCTGGTCGTTGACCAAAATGACCATGCTGTCGACCACAATCGGCGAAGTGCCGAATCCGTGCTGGCTCTGGAACGCGCCGAGATTCTTCTTCCAGGCCTCTTTGCCAGCGTGCGTCAGTGCCAACAGAGTAATTTCGTCCGGCGTCGCCCAAGCGACATAGACATGTTTGTCGTCCGCGGCCGGCGTACTGGAAGCGAAGCTATTGAACTTGTGAACGAAGTGAGCGCCAGTCGGGTATTCCTGTTTCCAAATCGCTTTTCCGGTGGTTGCGCTGAGACAGCTTACAAATCGTGCGCCGCTTTCCGGGTCGGCGCTCAAGACATAGACATGGTCTTGCCAAACCACCGGCGACGAATTGCCCGTTCCTGGCAATTCGACTTTCCAATTGTAATCCGCCTCGGTCCACGCGACGGGAATCGTATCCGCGGAAGAGCATTGGCCCTGACCATTCGGGCCGCGGAAGCGAGTCCATTCCTGGGCAAAAGCAACGGTTGAAAACACCATCGCGATTGAACATATCCCAATTGCGATCAAGCGAATCATACCTATCATCGGACCTCCCTGAGCTACTCAATCGTCTATAGAAGTCAGCGGTGCAAACACCAAAGCTTGCAACCCTGATCGTACATGTCCCAAATACCCGTTGCCAGCGCCAAGACCGCCGGTGACAAAACTGCTGGTATGCTTATTTCAGGATGCAGGTGACGAGCCATTTTCGTCAATCGATTTGCTTCCTCACCAGCATGGATGGACCAGGAATTCGAAAAAATTGACATTGGAACTCGCTTTGCCCGGAGAACCTTCCACCGCACTAGTGTGTCGATATACTCCGTAATTCCGCAAAGTTCTTGAGCAATTGCAGTCCATCCGTTTGACTCTTTTCGGGATGAAACTGGGTCGCGAATAGATTGCCGCAACAGATCATCGAACAGAACGGGCTACCATACTCCGTTTCGGTGGCGACGAGCGATTCGTCCCGCGGCTTTACATAGTAGGAATGAACAAAGTAGAAGTGGCTGCCGTCTGCAATGCCTTCTAGGAGCGGAACGCGGCGTCGGAATTGCAAGCCATTCCAACCCATATGCGGCACTTTTAAATCGGCGGACCCCTTGAACTGTACCACTTCGCCCGGCAGTACTCCCAGACCCTGGTGCCGGCCATTTTCGTGGCTAACATCGAATAGCAATTGCAACCCAAGGCAGATTCCCAGGAAGGGCTTTTCGTCCGCGATGGCCTCTTTGATCGGTCCAACCAAGCAACGGACTTGCAACTCGGCAATGGCATCTTCGAAGGCGCCAACGCCCGGGAGAATGATTTTATCGGCTCGACTTACCTCCACAGGATCGTCGGTGATGATCGCCTCATGCCCGACGTGCTCCAGTGCCTTTTGAACACTGCGGAGGTTGCCCATTTGGTAGTCAATTATGACAATCATGCACATTTCAAGGGAGAAAGTTGCCCAGTTTTGTTGGCACTCGGCGTTCCAGTCAGGCGGCGCGATTTGAAATTGGCCGTTGAGGAGCTTTGTGACAACTTCACAGGCTTGTGGGCTCAGTCAAAGTCAATTTTA
The DNA window shown above is from Pirellulales bacterium and carries:
- the hisH gene encoding imidazole glycerol phosphate synthase subunit HisH — translated: MIVIIDYQMGNLRSVQKALEHVGHEAIITDDPVEVSRADKIILPGVGAFEDAIAELQVRCLVGPIKEAIADEKPFLGICLGLQLLFDVSHENGRHQGLGVLPGEVVQFKGSADLKVPHMGWNGLQFRRRVPLLEGIADGSHFYFVHSYYVKPRDESLVATETEYGSPFCSMICCGNLFATQFHPEKSQTDGLQLLKNFAELRSISTH
- a CDS encoding BBP7 family outer membrane beta-barrel protein is translated as MTFSWRSAAAIAFLFAAQSVSAQDYDYYSTPETALERVNPGYSLVSDAANRNGATNTAIAGKTAESAATANSATGACGCATACDGCGCGCTDCCCGKYFDNLCCCQPLWTVKAGIVYLDRANPHPAGLVENTVTGATIANAQNFNFNWNVGVDVSAIRSLGGSKALEVRYFGIDGWRATQNFTTSPIWNFPTDPPLFGLGSANIEAVYTSRLYSTEVNLRQGMNDRFGWLIGFRWLQVHENLNFDADFGGNQASITDNVDNNLYGGQLGFNWQVYNRGGPFRVDSVFKAGIFGNAANNTFGVTQQLGPAFGANQSRGQVAFVGEIGLTGVYQWTDHIALRGGYQVLWVEGIAVASDQLTAIDVLAASGIDSTGGAFYHGALASVDFTW
- a CDS encoding PQQ-binding-like beta-propeller repeat protein → MVFSTVAFAQEWTRFRGPNGQGQCSSADTIPVAWTEADYNWKVELPGTGNSSPVVWQDHVYVLSADPESGARFVSCLSATTGKAIWKQEYPTGAHFVHKFNSFASSTPAADDKHVYVAWATPDEITLLALTHAGKEAWKKNLGAFQSQHGFGTSPIVVDSMVILVNDQEGDDRFIVALDSDDGKQRWKIPRKHATNRQNLSYSTPCVRETSAGRELIICSWAHGISSHDLQTGAVNWEIPVFKLRPVGSPVLVGDLIFGNCGEGSGNSSMVAIKPSEQTGTPPEIIYTKDRSIAPYVTTLCAAGDLLFLWGDKGIVSCLDAASGEAYWTKRVGGNFFGSPVRAGNRIYCMSSDGDVVVIEAAKKYKLLAKNSLGEGTRATPAIAGGRMYLRTDSHLISLGGESMQQTASAK